A region of Sesamum indicum cultivar Zhongzhi No. 13 linkage group LG7, S_indicum_v1.0, whole genome shotgun sequence DNA encodes the following proteins:
- the LOC105166112 gene encoding uncharacterized protein LOC105166112 — MAHDIGKDDARIGSGDFSFLIVSHEECGIWDLFKFLMFNDQQSGAKFLKCCRLGSGGIFEEEVSGDIISDGEEVSPDHRWVIVVSVIVRKIIKVFGKPMEWFGYLVEFILNLLSLNGNFLGLLCRILHGNVVMPKRDSETFISAIGHLDGRVDLCKTESFSKEISEPDFGKKIWQLEMGNRALMDLCMIASKLAYENAKVVRNVVDLHWKMHFVDFYNCWNDYQKERSTQVFIMCDKPKDANLILISFRGTEPFDADDWITDFDYSWYEIPKLGKVHMGFLEALGLGNRANATTFHEHLRAKNARHSNLNGLDARVASSKGHHSSVYLFSNSDRSTPSSDPEQQSGSEEELIPVMKEMTAYYAVRSKLKDLLKEHKTAKFVVTGHSLGGALAILFPTVLVLHEEEALMQRLLGVYTYGQPRVGNRQLGRYMEAHLEHPVSMYFRVVYCNDLVPRLPYDNKTFLYKHFGICLYYNSLYVEQNVNEEPNRNYFGLRYLIPAHVNAVWELLRSVTMGYVYGTDYKESWESILLRIVGLGMPGLSAHSPVNYVNSVRLGRMRSC; from the exons ATGGCTCATGACATTGGTAAAGATGATGCAAGAATAGGTTCTGGGGATTTCAGTTTCTTGATTGTGAGTCATGAAGAGTGTGGGATTTGGGATTTGTTCAAGTTCTTGATGTTTAATGATCAACAAAGTGGTGCAAAGTTTCTAAAATGTTGTCGTCTTGGAAGTGGGGGTATTTTTGAAGAAGAGGTGTCGGGGGATATTATTAGTGATGGTGAGGAGGTGAGTCCTGATCATAGGTGGGTAATAGTTGTTTCTGTTATTGTAAGGAAAATTATTAAGGTGTTTGGTAAGCCCATGGAATGGTTTGGTTATCTTGTGGAGTTCATTCTCAATCTTCTTTCTCTCAATGGCAACTTTCTTGGACTTCTCTGCAGAATTCTTCATG GAAATGTCGTCATGCCGAAAAGAGATTCAGAAACCTTCATAAGTGCAATCGGACATTTAGATGGACGTGTAGACCTGTGCAAAACTGAAAGCTTCTCCAAAGAGATTAGCGAGCCTGATTTTGGGAAGAAAATTTGGCAACTTGAGATGGGAAATCGTGCTTTAATGGATCTGTGTATGATTGCTTCCAAATTGGCGTATGAGAACGCAAAGGTTGTCAGAAATGTTGTGGATCTTCATTGGAAG ATGCATTTTGTGGACTTCTACAACTGCTGGAATG ATTATCAGAAAGAGAGGTCAACCCAAGTTTTCATAATGTGTGATAAGCCAAAAGATGCAAATTTGATACTCATTAGCTTCAGGGGCACTGAGCCATTTGACGCTGATGATTGGATAACTGATTTCGACTACTCATGGTATGAGATTCCAAAACTTGGAAAAGTACATATGGGCTTTCTAGAGGCCCTAGGTTTGGGAAATAGAGCTAACGCTACCACATTCCATGAGCATCTTCGTGCAAAAAATGCCAGACATTCTAATTTAAATGGTCTTGATGCAAGAGTTGCCTCTTCTAAAGGTCATCATTCATCAGTATACTTATTTAGCAATTCAGATAGATCAACCCCATCATCTGATCCAGAACAGCAATCAGGTTCTGAAGAGGAGCTCATACCAGTAATGAAAGAGATGACTGCTTACTATGCTGTGAGAAGTAAACTCAAGGATTTGCTCAAAGAGCACAAGACTGCAAAATTTGTGGTTACAGGGCATAGCTTGGGAGGAGCCCTGGCCATATTGTTCCCGACGGTCTTGGTACTGCACGAGGAGGAAGCACTGATGCAGCGGTTGTTGGGTGTTTACACTTATGGGCAGCCTCGGGTGGGTAACAGACAGTTAGGGAGGTACATGGAGGCTCATCTGGAGCATCCTGTTTCTATGTACTTCAGAGTAGTATACTGCAATGATCTTGTTCCGAGGTTGCCCTATGATAACAAAACATTCTTGTATAAACATTTCGGGATATGCCTATATTACAACAGCCTCTACGTCGAGCAA AATGTTAATGAAGAGCCCAACAGAAATTACTTTGGTTTGAGGTACCTGATACCGGCTCATGTAAACGCTGTGTGGGAACTGTTGAGGAGTGTGACAATGGGTTATGTATACGGGACAGATTACAAGGAATCCTGGGAATCCATCCTGCTAAGGATAGTGGGACTAGGAATGCCTGGTCTGTCTGCTCACAGCCCTGTGAACTATGTAAACTCTGTACGGCTTGGGAGAATGAGATCCTGTTAA